One region of Streptomyces sp. NBC_00442 genomic DNA includes:
- the rsgA gene encoding ribosome small subunit-dependent GTPase A has product MNNSACDTAVSCTTSLNTSAPSRPLAAYGWDDDWAAEFAPYAAQGLVPGRVVRVDRGLCDVVTASGTLRADTAFVTPHDPMRVICTGDWAAVEPGGDPLFVRTYLPRRTAFVRSTSSNRSEAQILAANVDHAIIAVSLAVELDLGRIERFLALAWESGAQPVVVLTKCDLVPDPVGLSYLVQDVETTAPGVRVVPVSARTGEGVEVLRAVVAGGTSVLLGQSGAGKSTLANALLGEEVMAVQAAREVDGKGRHTTTTRNLLVLPGGGTLIDTPGLRGVGLYDAESGVGQVFSEIEELAAGCRFHDCAHHAEPGCAVRAAIEDGSLPERRLDSYRKLLRENQRIVAKTDARMRAEIRRDWKAKGAEGRARGEAKRGRMR; this is encoded by the coding sequence TTGAACAACTCTGCCTGCGACACCGCCGTTTCCTGCACGACGTCGCTCAACACCTCCGCCCCCTCGCGTCCGCTCGCCGCCTACGGCTGGGACGACGACTGGGCCGCGGAGTTCGCCCCGTACGCCGCGCAGGGCCTGGTGCCCGGCCGCGTCGTACGCGTCGACCGCGGCCTGTGCGACGTGGTGACCGCTTCCGGCACGCTGCGTGCCGACACCGCGTTCGTCACCCCGCACGACCCGATGCGGGTCATCTGCACGGGCGACTGGGCCGCCGTCGAGCCGGGCGGCGACCCCCTGTTCGTCCGTACGTATCTGCCGCGCCGCACCGCCTTCGTGCGCAGCACCTCCTCCAACCGCTCCGAGGCGCAGATCCTCGCGGCCAACGTCGACCACGCGATCATCGCGGTGTCGCTGGCCGTGGAGCTCGACCTCGGCCGCATCGAGCGCTTCCTGGCCCTCGCCTGGGAGTCGGGTGCGCAGCCCGTGGTCGTCCTCACCAAGTGCGACCTGGTCCCCGACCCGGTCGGGCTCTCCTACCTCGTCCAGGACGTCGAGACCACCGCGCCCGGCGTGCGGGTCGTTCCCGTCAGCGCGAGGACCGGTGAGGGCGTCGAGGTCCTCCGCGCGGTCGTCGCGGGCGGCACCAGTGTGCTGCTCGGGCAGTCAGGTGCGGGCAAGTCCACGCTCGCCAACGCGCTGCTCGGCGAGGAGGTGATGGCGGTCCAGGCGGCCCGCGAGGTCGACGGCAAGGGCCGCCACACCACGACCACGCGCAACCTCCTCGTGCTGCCCGGCGGCGGCACGCTCATCGACACCCCGGGGCTGCGGGGCGTCGGCCTGTACGACGCGGAGAGCGGCGTCGGCCAGGTGTTCTCCGAGATCGAGGAACTGGCCGCCGGCTGCCGCTTCCACGACTGCGCGCACCACGCGGAGCCGGGGTGCGCGGTGCGTGCCGCGATCGAGGACGGCTCGCTGCCCGAGCGGCGCCTGGACAGCTACCGCAAGCTGCTGCGCGAGAACCAGCGCATCGTGGCGAAGACGGACGCGCGGATGCGGGCGGAGATTCGGCGCGACTGGAAGGCGAAGGGGGCGGAGGGGCGGGCCCGGGGGGAGGCGAAGCGGGGGCGCATGCGCTGA